In the genome of Shewanella glacialimarina, one region contains:
- a CDS encoding ABC transporter ATP-binding protein, with protein sequence MQLDIQSLGQQYQSGKNVKLAINALSLKVEPGILGLLGPNGAGKSSLMRILATITKPTSGKILWNGQDIVRSPQVLRHELGYLPQYFGVYDQLSAVEFLQYIASLKGLSKSNANQVIDELIDKLNLTHAAHMPLKGYSGGMKQRIGIAQALLNDPKLLIIDEPTVGLDPHERANFRQLLTELAGDRCIIFSTHIVSDIESIANSIAIMNTGQLIQSDTPSSLLQKMANKCWQLTTDFNELKHIQHEFIVSHSVRKEDKVELNIVADHCPDARAIARTPSLEDAYLYFTSRQQPQAGLARAS encoded by the coding sequence ATGCAATTGGACATTCAATCACTTGGCCAACAATATCAAAGTGGCAAAAACGTTAAACTGGCGATTAACGCCTTATCGTTAAAAGTTGAGCCGGGAATTTTAGGGCTACTTGGCCCTAATGGTGCGGGTAAATCTAGCCTGATGCGTATTCTGGCCACCATCACCAAACCCACTTCTGGAAAAATTTTGTGGAACGGACAAGATATTGTTAGGTCACCGCAAGTTTTACGTCATGAGTTAGGTTATCTGCCGCAGTACTTTGGTGTGTATGATCAACTATCGGCTGTCGAATTTTTACAATACATTGCCAGCTTAAAAGGTTTATCCAAATCAAATGCTAATCAAGTTATTGACGAGTTAATTGATAAACTCAACTTAACCCACGCAGCCCATATGCCATTAAAAGGTTATTCGGGAGGTATGAAGCAGCGAATTGGTATTGCGCAAGCCTTGCTCAATGATCCCAAGTTACTGATTATTGATGAACCTACGGTTGGTTTAGACCCGCATGAGCGGGCTAACTTCAGGCAACTACTGACTGAGTTAGCGGGTGACCGATGCATCATCTTTTCGACTCATATTGTGTCTGATATTGAGTCTATTGCGAACAGTATCGCGATTATGAATACCGGGCAGCTGATCCAATCGGACACTCCTAGTTCACTGCTACAAAAAATGGCCAATAAATGCTGGCAACTCACCACTGACTTTAATGAGCTTAAACATATTCAGCATGAGTTTATTGTTAGCCACAGCGTGCGTAAAGAAGACAAAGTGGAGCTCAATATTGTTGCCGACCATTGCCCTGATGCCAGAGCAATTGCAAGAACCCCATCATTAGAAGATGCTTATCTTTACTTTACTAGCAGGCAACAACCGCAAGCGGGTTTAGCGAGGGCAAGTTAA
- a CDS encoding SulP family inorganic anion transporter: protein MINNLRIICYSHANFCIRGIVLFKERFKDVSIKGDLFGGVTTAIISLPLALAFGVASGAGAEAGLWGAILVGFFAALFGGSSTLISEPTGPMTVIMTAILTTMVAKYPESGIAISFTIVMMAGGFQFLIGSLKLGKYVTLMPYSVISGFMSGIGVILIILQLSPLLGHAAPTGGVIGTLSSLPNTLANIKFSELFLGLLTLITLFMFPKRYRKYVPAQLVALVGVTLLSIMFFDTDSIRRIGEIPAGLPSLVIPHINADIFVTMIIDALVLGTLGCIDTLLTAVIGDSLTRKEHDSDKELRGQGLANMISGLFGALPGAGATMGTVTNIQVGAQSPLSGITRAVILALVVLVAGGLTEPIPMAVLAGIAVYVGFNILDWSFIQRAHKVSMQSMAIMYGVMLLTVFVDLIVAVGLGVFISNILIIERLSREQARQVKAISDADQNDVPLTQSERGLLDQANGKVLFFYLSGPMIFSVSKAISRQHASIAEYEAMILDLTDVPMIDVTVGLALENAIKDALEANCEVFLLCPNKQTREQLGKFQAIDSLPKENTFLFRYEALQTALKHVKKQD from the coding sequence ATGATTAATAATTTACGCATAATTTGCTACAGTCACGCCAACTTTTGTATAAGGGGTATTGTTTTGTTTAAAGAACGCTTTAAGGATGTCAGTATCAAAGGCGATTTGTTTGGCGGTGTAACCACGGCAATCATTTCATTACCCTTGGCTCTTGCGTTTGGTGTCGCCTCTGGCGCTGGCGCCGAAGCAGGTTTATGGGGCGCTATTCTTGTTGGTTTTTTTGCCGCGTTATTTGGCGGTTCATCAACCTTAATCTCTGAACCTACCGGTCCTATGACTGTAATTATGACCGCTATTTTAACCACCATGGTGGCTAAGTATCCTGAATCTGGTATCGCTATTTCATTCACGATAGTCATGATGGCAGGTGGCTTTCAATTTTTAATCGGCAGCTTAAAACTAGGCAAATATGTCACCTTAATGCCGTATAGCGTTATTTCTGGCTTTATGTCGGGCATTGGCGTGATTTTGATTATATTACAACTCTCGCCTTTACTGGGTCATGCTGCGCCCACAGGTGGCGTTATAGGCACCTTATCTTCACTGCCAAATACCCTAGCAAACATCAAGTTTAGCGAGCTGTTTCTTGGTTTGTTAACCCTAATAACATTGTTCATGTTCCCTAAACGATATCGTAAATATGTGCCTGCGCAGCTTGTTGCTCTAGTGGGGGTCACCTTATTATCAATCATGTTCTTTGACACCGACAGTATTCGCCGCATTGGTGAAATTCCAGCAGGCTTACCTTCTCTGGTTATTCCTCACATTAACGCTGATATATTTGTCACCATGATCATCGACGCCTTAGTGCTAGGCACCCTTGGCTGTATTGACACCCTACTGACCGCAGTTATCGGCGACTCATTAACCCGTAAAGAGCACGATTCAGACAAAGAATTACGTGGCCAAGGTTTAGCCAATATGATTTCGGGCTTGTTTGGCGCGCTTCCTGGTGCGGGAGCCACTATGGGCACGGTAACCAATATTCAAGTAGGTGCCCAATCACCGCTATCAGGTATCACCCGAGCGGTAATACTGGCATTAGTGGTACTGGTGGCCGGTGGTTTGACCGAGCCTATCCCGATGGCAGTATTAGCCGGGATTGCGGTTTATGTTGGTTTTAATATTCTTGACTGGAGTTTCATTCAACGTGCCCACAAAGTCAGTATGCAAAGCATGGCTATTATGTATGGGGTGATGTTATTAACCGTATTTGTCGATTTAATTGTGGCAGTAGGACTTGGGGTCTTTATTTCTAACATCCTCATTATTGAACGCTTAAGCCGAGAGCAAGCACGCCAAGTTAAAGCCATCAGTGATGCAGATCAAAACGATGTTCCGCTGACACAAAGTGAGCGCGGCTTACTTGACCAGGCAAATGGTAAAGTGCTGTTTTTCTACTTATCAGGTCCAATGATTTTTAGCGTATCAAAAGCGATTTCACGTCAACATGCCAGTATTGCCGAATATGAAGCAATGATCCTCGACCTAACTGATGTGCCTATGATTGATGTTACCGTTGGCTTAGCGCTTGAAAATGCGATTAAAGATGCACTAGAGGCTAATTGTGAAGTGTTTTTACTGTGCCCCAATAAACAAACACGAGAGCAACTTGGCAAGTTTCAAGCTATCGACTCACTCCCGAAAGAAAATACCTTCTTATTTCGCTATGAAGCGCTTCAAACCGCGCTAAAACATGTTAAGAAACAGGATTAA
- a CDS encoding excalibur calcium-binding domain-containing protein, translating to MERGTLVRWNNDKGFGFIKPETSSDVDVFIHITTLKHMARKPLVGDEILFHRENQPDGKVKAIKASIEGVAVIAGSSHAKVADTPLSGPFNLPCNNKTHHSPRTSSSSVIGRIILILVVLNLAIYGFNKYQDFNAAPIPTNEDAKQAQLTPLATILQQSSTTRLIQPSSITPLTTESRITPNTFRCEADKTHCSQMRSCAEATFYINNCPGTEMDGDDDGVPCERQFCN from the coding sequence ATGGAAAGAGGCACATTAGTTCGTTGGAATAACGACAAAGGCTTTGGGTTTATCAAACCAGAAACAAGCAGTGATGTAGATGTGTTTATTCATATTACAACGCTCAAGCACATGGCCAGAAAACCCCTTGTTGGCGATGAGATCCTATTTCATCGTGAGAACCAGCCCGACGGCAAAGTTAAAGCCATAAAAGCCAGTATAGAAGGTGTTGCAGTTATTGCAGGTTCATCACATGCAAAAGTCGCGGACACGCCATTAAGTGGTCCATTTAACCTGCCTTGCAATAATAAAACTCACCACTCGCCGCGCACTTCATCAAGCTCAGTCATTGGCAGAATTATTTTAATACTCGTAGTTCTCAACTTAGCCATATACGGTTTCAACAAATATCAAGACTTCAACGCCGCGCCCATTCCTACCAATGAGGATGCGAAGCAGGCACAGTTGACACCACTCGCCACAATACTGCAGCAAAGTTCGACAACTCGTTTAATACAGCCTAGCTCTATAACGCCTTTGACCACAGAGTCTCGTATAACACCCAATACTTTTCGTTGTGAAGCGGATAAAACCCATTGCAGCCAGATGCGCTCTTGTGCTGAAGCGACATTTTATATCAACAACTGTCCAGGAACGGAAATGGATGGTGATGATGACGGAGTTCCCTGTGAAAGGCAGTTCTGTAATTAA